A stretch of Brassica rapa cultivar Chiifu-401-42 chromosome A08, CAAS_Brap_v3.01, whole genome shotgun sequence DNA encodes these proteins:
- the LOC103835005 gene encoding heterodimeric geranylgeranyl pyrophosphate synthase large subunit 1, chloroplastic gives MASMTLGSLVHHHHHHHPSPCSIFTRSSSFMTLKPIVINSKRTVSSSSSYIVSSSVVTKEDNHNYKSPSFDFMSYMVRKAETINTALDLAVPLQEPLKIHEAMRYSLLAGGKRIRPLLCIAACELVGGEAPVAMPAACAVEMLHTMSLIHDDLPCIDNDDLRRGKPTNHKVFGENVAVLAGDALLPFAFEHLVTATSPEVSPVRLVRAVGELAKAVGVEGVAAGQVADISSEGLDSNEVGLEHLEFIHLHKTAALLEASAVLGGIVGGGSEDEIEKLRQYARCVGLLFQVVDDILDVTKSSQELGKTAGKDLVADKLTYPKIMGLEKSREFAEKLCRDAREQLLGFGSDKVAPLLALANYIANRQN, from the coding sequence ATGGCTTCAATGACTCTTGGTTCATTGGttcaccatcaccatcaccatcatccATCTCCTTGTTCTATCTTTACCCGATCTTCTTCCTTCATGACTCTTAAACCCATCGTCATCAACTCAAAACGCACcgtttcatcatcatcttcctaCATCGTCTCCTCTTCCGTCGTCACAAAAGAGGACAACCACAATTACAAATCACCATCCTTCGACTTCATGTCTTACATGGTACGTAAAGCCGAAACCATCAACACAGCCTTGGACTTGGCCGTTCCTCTCCAAGAACCACTCAAGATTCACGAAGCCATGCGCTACTCCCTCCTCGCCGGAGGCAAGCGCATCAGACCCCTTCTATGCATCGCCGCTTGCGAGCTCGTCGGAGGCGAAGCCCCCGTCGCTATGCCGGCAGCTTGCGCCGTCGAAATGCTCCACACCATGTCGTTGATCCACGACGACCTCCCGTGCATCGATAACGACGATCTCCGCCGCGGGAAACCCACGAACCACAAAGTCTTCGGCGAAAACGTCGCCGTTTTAGCCGGAGACGCGCTTCTTCCCTTTGCCTTCGAGCATCTAGTGACGGCCACGAGTCCCGAGGTCTCTCCGGTGAGACTGGTTCGAGCCGTGGGAGAGTTGGCTAAAGCCGTTGGCGTGGAAGGCGTTGCGGCTGGACAAGTGGCGGATATAAGCAGCGAAGGGTTAGACTCAAACGAAGTCGGATTAGAGCATCTGGAGTTTATCCATTTGCATAAAACGGCGGCGTTGCTTGAAGCGTCTGCGGTGTTGGGTGGGATCGTTGGAGGAGGGAGTGAAGATGAGATCGAGAAGCTGAGGCAGTACGCGAGGTGTGTTGGTTTGTTGTTTCAAGTGGTTGATGATATCTTGGACGTCACGAAATCGTCTCAAGAACTGGGGAAAACTGCTGGGAAAGATTTGGTTGCTGATAAACTAACGTATCCGAAGATTATGGGTTTGGAGAAATCGAGAGAGTTCGCTGAGAAGTTGTGTAGAGATGCTCGTGAACAGCTTTTAGGGTTTGGTTCCGACAAGGTCGCTCCTTTGTTGGCTTTGGCTAATTACATTGCAAATAGACAGAACTGA
- the LOC103835006 gene encoding LOW QUALITY PROTEIN: BEL1-like homeodomain protein 2 (The sequence of the model RefSeq protein was modified relative to this genomic sequence to represent the inferred CDS: inserted 3 bases in 2 codons), whose translation MIHMAITKTSPTTTXKTLHNNSMSQDYHHHHHQQHQGGIISFSNGFDRLDSTSLTTQQKQEHQRIKMDEESSVAGSGIPVYETAGILSDMFNFPGSSGAVGGGDLDHDQSFRSNRQFLEKQHHNIPADSAAAMQLFLMNPPQQPPSPASTTTTRSHHNNSSTLHMLLPNPSHQQGYTNTMSMHQIPHQHHHQQLTWQSPSSSDHHHHHNSQTGGQGLSLSLSSSLEAAAKAEEYRNIYYGNSSSNSRTLLTDYPQHHLRSSPVAAAASSSSVGAINIIRSSRYTTAAQELLEEFCTVGRGFSKKTKLRNSSNPNTSGGDGGSGSPSSAGAIKDQSPLSASDRIEHQRRKVKLLTMLEEVDRRYNHYCEQMQMVVNSFDIVMGHGAALPYTALAQKAMSRHFRCLKDAVAAQLRQSCELLGDKDAAGISSSGLTKGETPRLRLLEQSLRQQRAFHQMGMMEQEAWRPQRGLPERSVNILRAWLFEHFLHPYPSDADKHLLARQTGLSRNQVSNWFINARVRLWKPMVEEMYQQESKELEENEQDQETKNSNSDKSTKPNNDDSNFTPVRTTSQTSMTAAQSATTAPDADAAVATGHRLRSSSDINAYENDPSSSYTNVAAVSSYAGSTAFSAVATCQKGIGGFDDTDMDGGNVIRFGTNPTGDVSLTLGLRHVSNMPDXNASFCDREFRLGGLV comes from the exons aTGATTCACATGGCAATAACCAAAACTTCTCCTACTACTA TGAAGACTCTTCACAATAATTCTATGTCCCAAGATtaccaccaccatcatcatcaacaacacCAAGGAGGAATCATAAGCTTCTCTAATGGATTCGACCGATTAGATTCGACCAGCTTAACAACTCAGCAGAAGCAAGAACATCAAAGAATAAAAATGGACGAGGAATCTTCAGTCGCCGGAAGTGGGATTCCGGTCTATGAAACTGCCGGAATACTATCAGATATGTTTAACTTTCCCGGAAGCAGCGGTGCAGTAGGAGGAGGAGATCTTGACCACGACCAATCTTTCCGGTCAAATAGACAGTTTCTTGAGAAGCAACATCATAATATTCCGGCGGATTCAGCCGCCGCCATGCAGTTATTTTTAATGAATCCACCGCAACAACCACCGTCTCCGGCATCTACAACCACCACAAGAAGCCACCACAACAATTCTTCAACTCTTCACATGTTACTACCAAATCCATCTCACCAACAAGGCTACACTAATACTATGTCTATGCATCAGATTCCACATCAGCATCATCACCAACAACTGACGTGGCAGTCTCCCTCATCCTCcgaccatcatcatcatcacaacAGCCAAACCGGTGGACAAGGCTTGTCCCTATCTCTCTCGTCGTCTTTAGAGGCTGCAGCAAAAGCGGAAGAGTATAGAAATATATACTATGGAAACAGTTCTTCTAATTCAAGAACTCTTCTTACTGACTACCCTCAACATCATCTCCGATCATCTCCGGTGGCTGCTGCGGCGTCTTCTTCTTCCGTAGGAGCGATCAATATCATTAGAAGCTCGAGGTACACGACGGCCGCTCAAGAGTTGTTGGAGGAGTTTTGTACCGTTGGAAGAGGATTTTCTAAGAAAACCAAACTTAGGAACAGCTCAAACCCTAATACTAGTGGTGGCGACGGTGGCAGTGGCTCTCCATCGTCGGCCGGAGCAATTAAGGATCAGTCTCCTTTGTCGGCGTCTGATCGGATTGAGCATCAAAGAAGAAAAGTTAAGCTACTCACCATGCTTGAAGAG GTGGACCGACGGTACAACCATTACTGTGAGCAAATGCAGATGGTCGTGAACTCTTTCGACATAGTAATGGGCCACGGTGCTGCGTTACCGTACACCGCTTTGGCTCAAAAGGCTATGTCTAGGCATTTTCGATGCCTTAAAGATGCGGTTGCGGCTCAACTTAGGCAGAGCTGTGAACTTCTTGGGGACAAGGATGCAGCCGGAATATCTTCTTCCGGATTAACTAAAGGCGAAACGCCGCGGTTGCGTTTGCTAGAACAGAGTTTGCGTCAGCAACGTGCGTTTCATCAAATGGGGATGATGGAACAAGAAGCGTGGCGGCCACAACGCGGTTTGCCTGAACGATCCGTTAATATCCTTCGAGCTTGGCTCTTCGAGCATTTTCTCCACCC GTATCCAAGCGATGCAGATAAGCACCTCTTGGCTCGCCAGACTGGTTTATCCAGAAATCAG GTGTCAAATTGGTTCATTAATGCTAGGGTTCGATTATGGAAACCAATGGTGGAAGAAATGTATCAACAAGAATCAAAAGAATTAGAAGAAAACGAACAAgatcaagaaacaaaaaacagCAACAGCGACAAGAGCACAAAACCCAACAACGATGATAGCAACTTCACTCCAGTTCGGACCACTTCACAAACTTCAATGACAGCTGCACAATCAGCAACAACCGCACCCGACGCAGACGCAGCAGTAGCGACAGGCCACCGTCTAAGATCATCATCCGACATCAATGCTTACGAAAACGACCCTTCCTCCTCCTATACCAACGTCGCCGCAGTCTCTAGTTACGCTGGTTCAACCGCGTTTTCGGCGGTTGCTACGTGTCAGAAAGGTATTGGAGGATTTGATGATACTGACATGGATGGTGGTAATGTTATAAGGTTTGGGACAAACCCTACTGGTGACGTGTCACTCACGCTTGGTCTACGCCATGTTAGCAATATGCCTGA CAACGCTTCTTTCTGCGATAGAGAGTTTCGTTTGGGGGGGTTGGTTTGA
- the LOC103835008 gene encoding uncharacterized protein LOC103835008 produces the protein MGICSSSESTQVASAKLILQDGKMMEFANPVKVGYVLQKYPMCFICNSDDMDFDDAVSAISAEEELQLGQIYFALPLRWLREPLKAEEMAALAVKASSALMRSGGGGGGSCRRKCIDHVVVSDKYRLNVGSGDDTVGSGRVRRKGRNVDGGGGSSSSGRKRKCYAAELSTIEE, from the coding sequence ATGGGTATATGCAGTTCAAGTGAGTCGACACAAGTTGCGTCGGCAAAACTGATATTGCAAGACGGGAAGATGATGGAGTTTGCGAACCCTGTGAAAGTTGGATACGTTTTGCAGAAGTATCCCATGTGTTTTATCTGTAACTCAGACGATATGGACTTCGACGACGCCGTTTCAGCTATTAGCGCCGAAGAGGAGCTTCAGCTTGGTCAGATATACTTCGCTCTTCCTCTTCGTTGGCTTCGGGAGCCACTTAAAGCGGAGGAGATGGCTGCATTGGCCGTTAAAGCTAGCTCTGCTCTCATGAGaagcggtggtggtggtggaggaagtTGTCGCCGGAAGTGTATCGATCATGTTGTCGTCTCTGATAAATATCGTCTTAACGTTGGCTCCGGTGATGATACGGTGGGATCAGGTCGGGTAAGGAGGAAAGGGAGAAACGTTGACGGTGGTGGTGGTAGCAGTAGTAGTGGCCGGAAGAGGAAATGCTACGCGGCTGAGTTGAGTACGATAGAAGAGTGA